In Toxoplasma gondii ME49 chromosome X, whole genome shotgun sequence, a single genomic region encodes these proteins:
- a CDS encoding hypothetical protein (encoded by transcript TGME49_224275) produces MCLAASGAGNDKNLTSSKAVEEIISKSKLHYFLGPSKTNRISFFRRPWRQAETPSQHKRQEKLPVAFHSCWKTLNLPVPLCLKTVLLCITVTNNVRKGWCAQGPILILFNGAGWVLSIQRKGIYLGHKRHCVTAHTVRLYLSPLTNPNETAEA; encoded by the exons ATGTGTCTGGCGGCATCGGGGGCCGGAAACGACAAGAACCTAACTTCATCGAAAGCAGTCGAGGAGATCATCAGTAAAAGCAAACTCCATTATTTTCTTGGTCCCTCCAAAACAAATCGCATTAGCTTTTTCAGGCGACCTTGGAGGCAGGCTGAGACCCCTAGCCA GCACAAAAGGCAGGAGAAACTCCCGGTCGCTTTCCACTCATGCTGGAAAACACTGAACTTACCGGTTCCCCTCTGCCTTAAGACTGTTCTGCTTTGTATTACTGTTACCAACAACGTAAGAAAAGGTTGGTGTGCCCAGGGACCAATACTGATTTTGTTCAACGGTGCAGGGTGGGTGTTGTCGATCCAGAGAAAGGGGATCTATTTGGGACATAAACGCCACTGCGTAACAGCCCACACGGTTCGTTTGTATCTTTCTCCGTTGACGAATCCAAATGAGACGGCAGAGGCCTAG
- a CDS encoding hypothetical protein (encoded by transcript TGME49_224270) → MEATKHREASREEAAGTSFPPSSGAGSSVAMSLSSPRSSSSPLPVPASFSHAQAAAHTVGERRKSLATDEGSVSPRENGVSKASASSGFEVVSLADCGGEADEEDKSGEDRQEQNVEQGNFASRTSSSEDLPASFSEGGDKGDPSCAADNLEETGPGKDTASATVSSEANRPELSFNALHANLAAAMPDVENLIRGAPDVRPERGAASCSFSGASEGKRTPRGDCALDSERLDKANDALEENAAAQGRRLLHRESEANDESRDAPPENSTETGRGEGDRSAGSPGGCSVQLSAPFQTEANGERSARDGATELTREGGLPEAEEKTGRMSEDSQVPSEDDSEKEEESDEEELRTCVSPPWTEQDREGVVACLRPSSRETQADGLLRLSLLNRLWECDSVANPLSFSASAAAARGARVSSVGERGETSCAAPSPDHADGAPAPGTKTLERQTDQTAGVWGDRHEAESGKAGSLSEVDSATFDAQEAKGVVQALRVLDRRMQREKHRAFGQARSAFQVSETAGRGREGPKNARAESGDSTGVDQRGGEGTRAEQSRPKRENVEDVDFRQEPRCARETGNTEEGDAERCEDEGMETNSRSEASTRAGNGASQTVTDYTPQVDRPLQITACAVTENLQRGIVGSSEGVLLVFDCLDSSRHEERLQEAISRASPLPLFPSLLASRVLDGGNDGGAASKCLLSGASVFQGLAQQTASAGVARGGSVSAPEASSASEDPRCMFLLLGHSAEVSAVSSDLVGKHVASTALDGRLLVHQVPASPPQTQSPSELSPSPSVAGRSAGDGKGRFLDSCAASVASSGGGSGSGKEKVPRASRNSSVGSGAHGWRASVASSFAAASLGSSSAFPAAFVAPPPPPARGDSIASLGTGQASVSSTASHRAASQPSRFVVAEDPVERPCVQGGSSESARVEDQQQKGQRGGRDPRDRGRSVEDGVLSQTQETRRVAEAESRDREDFVSANGRVETQETCSDLPRGEDAGEGRIAKRTRQTLNSEIFLVSPLWCVVFPQPLLSVALHPLYGDGTDAHGSSAFAVDNRRQALGAATAARGPSNPKKFQSLFHRFASRASSALPTESGAAPPAAAAPCVSPVRQAVIWGSADGRLVLHRRGFFYSSNSLIHAGEGPVVSVSWRRSLVAWATSLGVKVLDVDMQQKVTFVPKVSPPASDGHSLAVSSHSPLEIRGDGAPRRGQGRPAGARAAEPCHLVWAADDVLCIAWPTLVRVVCIRSQEVLDPQFPEAEANRTFGLSEAAGLGQKTRRSDAGVWGQESAKNATGRSSSRVDRAGPPSGSSGLEVSGAQLAVGQSPVQGATGTSGNLVLQFAEVIFSLTFCDESPLVGLIVAPVGSARVFDEFEETPGEEVGRLSPCSWATALKDEGTRASEPSAHTSGFLESDGPSCQQGQQAAAEIRRNSRVLLAAVTLPEGEKRNSETRRRLQIRFVNTDGDVVRVEPLYLFGDEEGGQSLQRNVGPAGALDPDSLETEAAESLRFRVETEGKRTQVKGDADERKTRRGHRAIETDDTLAAATGGLEQLRHTRLANAPWLEGALLARDAFLWMLRPRNDIDRTLALLSPSRRRSPLWLSEVLRVSGRVSASFQAAVCSRVVVELLASGRRLLAASLIPLIITKEDPTEAWVRLVLLFHSVGALHLLILFVPSPASSSSKQESPSPAVYELLLTLLACCPPQASAPKPGACGDKGGTHEDGETVAEDADGCAAVRDQLRQETRLFSPNCASLLDSRLSELGRCRASSLCVEEGKENSLLPETNNVEATDRTGDPALVHKTTGGGQGSLGAAAEVRGEVSLSSETPVSSTSTAYAAAFCYAVHHWELPTATALRLLNRLRCFVFGMAPITDIELPSFTQAKLAEQETGEESFFDMCGSESKSLLSLLLPHTPQVARANSETQPRNATQSHSAFGRTVHVEKNEERQDPASVPPSAQATETEKLQSKERAEMRLALGSGDRAAEAIACVLGDAGSGLGGGKKGTVSPSHCAAFCSAVLVDDVPSSREGGKKMSSRALSSRTRNTTRVALLMRAAASLATALLLFDATFDALLRLRSPDVFAFLASCAARVASARAGSLANSQRRPTASTAGSGSLDQSDRSSLTGLDVGSRLSFAVSASPEGNAGATLRPGRVSWEERGSEGSTQASSLLQRRSSSGLARRAADRTGDGLGCVPRSTPHSGSLSTWQSAEETMRLEEEAATMAAEATLEKVPERAAELLRLSAPQTLQLLTFRVGGTPEGEGAYDSPLTGGGEGLGVLPSFGEETAETKRGSVGSTSARRDIGAVPSGERASSDGERVCGRAFRQREAGPGDERRASSASFLFRIPDVVKALKQAQTPFWLHAYLKELFQVCPEATRTYYSLQLRLFLRFAPHLLLSFLQTADGGYDYNEALAVCRCWGRLSGECREPQRSVSRSSLSAVVPDWSSATPRQPPAILHCEAFLLGRLGRYAEAIHLLLEDLADVPAAVALAWESADRRVWEMLVQAVVQRPCYITELLGALEDHLAAFSAYSRAHAAAGGDPEALDEVLPFGSMSTRDERGKSPSLDEFWRVASQSRPKEGEEAQSCFFGVGENERPKQSESAGLPPEHTPAKGHLPLSVEPMSPLSRGEEGVGEPMEPLGVRGPKEASRRGLGPSSRPACVSPLSPSTCRETLEATAAEAARAAAAIAPLELLKRLPSHALRLVPRLERRLALLFEQRQLCDEFWEAAEQCQEGDLRSLTAELFVRRRRGVAVRPRPACGLSAGQTDPVSAHRVTVEKRRDSERQKTQQLIEAIRKRLKEVRGELDAGESTGQASEPQRDAGGDGDEVGGGSRAQALRMDGDRRSGRGAQTLINGYRAPQGLRSSTCARESNASTRSLNAEDDSAGPVDSAAGATPTGRDRESNHGQGAGDSGRLETDGEGHGKADEKRKRHQSLLRSFLLPGGSSGRSRKQSSASRWLWGSGSPQAGERGRVVAEDALAPLGEGRESGDTSQDETGSEETKDWSRRMSRGGEVKKGAPSGLGAAMIARPDETSPATRRDREDSETTDETKKIQWRRGGEKPQGERAFSQETRRAQGLLQDFRETDETGRQTTEPFLFLPPATRCVICMRFVDSPPGCRVEWRCSPRAPQGAALPLPAVSDVSPGVSSSPSRDPLSLAPPPGSAWDASWSGGPLSGRARRHRKQAVSAVAFFCGHTAHLACSLAAKEGDPQFPSSSSARPLVALGVRELTSAPRCVSARWPGAGVSPRRARSLGRTLRVGAAESGELSCAETSKAIAGRTHADAGAAGEEVNECEKGRESLACPVCQLTPLTSWTAAWSCYGERKTDMFREDTRDRHSIERAGGCFLEEDSQLFSPVLGERDNGESFVDSLGRLPHTASLRNAANALW, encoded by the exons ATGGAGGCAACGAAGCACAGGGAGGCATCACGAGAGGAGGCAGCGGGAACCTCGTTTCCACCTTCCTCGGGTGCAGGCTCTTCGGTCGCgatgtctctttcctcgccacgctcgtcttcctctccccttcctgtgcctgcttctttctcgcatGCACAGGCAGCAGCTCACACCgttggagagaggcgaaagtcACTCGCCACCGACGAAGGATCGGTGTCGCCCCGAGAGAACGGCGTTTCGAaggcctctgcctcctctggaTTCGAGGTagtctctctcgccgactGTGGTGGGGaggcagatgaagaagacaagagtgGTGAGGACAGGCAGGAGCAAAACGTGGAACAAGGCAACTTCGCGTCGCGCACATCATCGAGTGAAGACTTGCCTGCCTCTTTTTCCGAGGGAGGCGACAAAGGAGATCCTTCATGCGCAGCTGACAATCTTGAAGAGACGGGGCCGGGGAAGGATACCGCCTCAGCGACTGTGTCCTCCGAAGCGAATCGTCCGGAGCTTTCTTTCAACGCCTTGCATGCAAATCTCGCTGCCGCGATGCCTGATGTCGAAAACCTGATTCGCGGCGCCCCAGATGTCAGACCTGAACGCGGCGCTGCTTCGTGCAGCTTCTCTGGTGCGTCAGAGGGCAAACGGACGCCACGGGGCGACTGTGCGCTGGACTCAGAGAGACTTGACAAGGCAAACGACGCCTTGGAAGAGAACGCCGCCGCTCAGGGCCGGCGTCTCcttcacagagagagcgaagcaaaCGATGAGTCGCGAGATGCTCCTCCAGAGAACTCGACGGAGACTGGTCGAGGTGAAGGCGACCGGTCGGCCGGGAGTCCAGGCGGGTGTTCAGTTCAATTGTCTGCTCCGTTTCAGACAGAGGCGAACGGGGAACGGAGCGCGAGGGATGGAGCGACCGAGTTAACACGAGAGGGAGGTCTGCCAGAAgccgaggagaagacaggaaggatGAGTGAAGATTCGCAGGTTCCGAGCGAAGATGACTctgagaaagaggaggaatcCGATGAGGAGGAGCTTCGAACGTGCGTCTCGCCCCCGTGGACAGAGCAAGACCGCGAAGGCGTTGTGGCGTGTCTGCGTCCCTCGTCACGCGAGACGCAGGCTGACGGCTTGCtccgcctctccctcctAAACCGTTTGTGGGAGTGCGACTCCGTCGCTAACCCACTcagcttctctgcctcaGCAGCGGCTGCCCGCGGAGCTCGAGTCTCGTCGGTGggagaacggggagagaCAAGCTGTGCCGCGCCCTCGCCAGACCACGCAGATGGAGCACCAGCCCCAGGGACGAAAACACTTGAACGGCAGACCGACCAGACCGCGGGGGTGTGGGGTGACCGTCATGAAGCTGAATCCGGAAAGGCGGGAAGTCTCTCCGAGGTCGACTCCGCGACCTTCGATGCgcaggaagcgaagggagTTGTCCAGGCGCTGCGGGTGCTGgaccggcgcatgcagcgagagaaacacagagcaTTCGGTCAGGCTCGCAGCGCGTTTCAGGTGTCAGAGACTGCAGGGCGAGGGCGAGAGGGCCCCAAAAATGCTCGCGCAGAGTCAGGCGATTCGACCGGCGTGGACCAGAGGGGAGGCGAGGGCACCAGAGCAGAGCAGAGCCGTCCAAAGAGGGAGAATGTCGAAGATGTAGATTTCCGGCAAGAACCACGTtgtgcgagagagacggggaacactgaagaaggagacgctgagagatgcgaagacgagggaatGGAGACGAATTCACGTTCCGAGGCCAGTACTCGGGCAGGGAATGGAGCTTCTCAGACGGTAACCGATTACACCCCACAAGTGGACCGTCCCCTCCAAATCACCGCCTGCGCAGTGACTGAGAATCTGCAGCGGGGCATTGTCGGGTCCTCCGAAggcgttcttctcgtctttgaCTGCTTGGACTCTTCTCGACACGAGGAGCGACTGCAGGAAGCAATCTCGCGggcgtctccgcttcctctctttccttctcttctagCGTCGAGGGTTCTCGACGGCGGCAACGACGGGGGCGCCGCCtcgaagtgtctcctttccggCGCCTCTGTATTCCAAGGCCTTGCGCAGCAAACGGCGAGCGCGGGCGTAGCCCGGGGGGGCTCAGTATCTGCGCCAGAAGCCTCGAGCGCCTCAGAAGACCCACGATGtatgtttctgcttctcggtcACTCCGCAGAAGTCTCTGCAGTTTCCTCCGACCTCGTAGGAAAGCATGTGGCGTCCACAGCTTTAGATGGGCGTCTGCTCGTCCACCAGGTGCCCGCGTCGCCGCCGCAAACGCAGTCCCCTTCTGagttgtctccgtcgccctcGGTCGCTGGGCGCAGCGCTGGCGATGGGAAAGGGCGCTTTCTGGACTCCTGTGCAGCGTCCGTGGCCAGCAGTGGAGGAGGCAGCGGAtctggaaaagagaaggtTCCTCGCGCGTCTCGAAATTCAAGCGTCGGATCTGGGGCTCATGGCTGGAGGGCGTCAGtggcttcttccttcgctgcagCCTCCCTCGgctcctcttccgccttcccTGCAGCCTTCGTGGCGCCCCCACCGCCCCCAGCTCGCGGAGACTCGATCGCGTCTCTGGGAACTGGGCAAGCTTCCGTCTCGTCCACGGCTTCTCACCGGGCGGCGAGCCAGCCGAGCCGCTTTGTTGTCGCCGAGGATCCCGTGGAGCGGCCATGCGTGCAGGGGGGAAGCTCAGAATCAGCGCGAGTCGAGGACCAGCAGCAGAAGGGCCAGCGGGGTGGGCGAGACCcacgagacagagggcgTTCCGTGGAAGACGGGGTTCTCTCGCAGACCcaagagacacgcagagTGGCCGAGGCCGAGagccgcgacagagaagattTTGTGTCGGCGAATGGAAGAGTTGAAACCCAGGAAACCTGCTCGGACCTGCCACGAGGTGAGGACGCAGGTGAGGGGCGGATCGCGAAGCGAACTCGCCAGACTCTGAACTCGGAGATTTTCCTCGTGTCGCCTCTCTGGtgcgtcgtttttcctcaACCGCTTCTTTCCGTGGCGCTTCATCCGCTCTATGGAGACGGCACGGACGCCCACGGTTCAAGCGCCTTCGCCGTGGACAACAGGAGACAAGCGCTCGGCGCCGCTACGGCGGCCCGGGGGCCCTCGAACCCCAAAAAGTTTCAGTCACTCTTTCACCGATTCGCATCTCGGGCGTCTTCTGCGCTGCCGACAGAGTCGGGTGCCGCTCCCCCAGCTGCAGCTGCACCCTGTGTCTCGCCTGTTCGGCAAGCGGTGATTTGGGGGAGCGCGGATGGTCGCCTCGTGCTCCATCGGCGTGGATTCTTCTACTCCTCCAACAGCCTCATTCACGCGGGCGAGGGCCCCGTGGTGAGTGTTTCGTGGCGCCGGTCGCTGGTTGCGTGGGCGACGTCCCTCGGCGTCAAAGTCTTGGATGTCGACATGCAGCAGAAAGTCACCTTTGTCCCCAAAGTTTCTCCACCCGCGTCGGACGGCCACAGCTTGGCGGTCTCCTCGCACTCCCCTCTCGAGATCCGGGGAGATGGAGCACCCCGTCGGGGCCAAGGGCGACCGGCCGGCGCCCGCGCGGCGGAGCCCTGTCACCTCGTTTGGGCCGCCGACGATGTCCTCTGTATCGCCTGGCCGACTCTGGTGCGCGTCGTTTGCATTCGTTCACAGGAGGTGCTGGACCCCCAGTTTccagaggcggaggcgaacAGGACTTTTGGGCTTTCTGAGGCCGCTGGACTGGGCCAGAAGACTCGGCGATCCGACGCCGGGGTTTGGGGACaagagagcgcgaagaaCGCAACTGGACGCAGCTCTTCTCGGGTGGACCGAGCGGGACCGCCCAGTGGGTCCTCGGGCCTCGAGGTCAGTGGAGCCCAACTAGCGGTCGGACAGAGTCCAGTTCAAGGCGCTACAGGGACCTCGGGCAATCTCGTTCTGCAGTTCGCGGAGGTAATTTTCTCGCTCACGTTTTGCGACGAGTCGCCCTTGGTGGGTTTGATTGTGGCCCCTGTCGGCAGCGCACGAGTATTTGATGAATTCGAAGAGACACCTGGCGAGGAAGTGGGGAGGCTGTCTCCCTGCAGCTGGGCTACCGCCCTGAAGGACGAAGGGACAAGAGCCAGTGAGCCTTCTGCACACACCTCTGGTTTTCTCGAGAGCGACGGACCTTCCTGCCAACAGGGCCAGCAAGCTGCCGCCGAGATCAGACGCAACAGTCGAGTTTTGCTCGCCGCTGTGACCCTTccggaaggagaaaagagaaactcggAGACTCGGCGACGGCTTCAGATCCGTTTTGTGAACACAGACGGCGACGTTGTTCGAGTGGAGCCCCTTTATCTTTTCGGAGATGAGGAGGGAGGCCAGTCGCTGCAGCGCAACGTGGGGCCCGCGGGAGCCTTGGACCCGGACTCTCTCGAGACGGAAGCTGCAGAGTCGCTCCGGTTTCGAGTAGAAACTGAGGGCAAACGGACGCAAGTGAAGGGTGATGCAgatgaaagaaaaacgcgacggGGACACAGGGCGATCGAAACGGACGACACACTGGCTGCGGCAACAGGAGGACTTGAGCAACTGCGACACACACGCCTCGCCAACGCCCCTTGGCTCGAAGGGGCCTTGCTCGCTAGGGATGCCTTCCTCTGGATG CTTCGGCCTCGCAACGACATCGACCGAACACTggctctgctgtctccaaGCCGGCGCCGTTCACCCCTGTGGCTATCTGAGGTCCTTCGCGTTTCAGGGCGAGTGTCTGCGAGCTTCCAGGCAGCTGTCTGTAGCCGCGTAGTCGTCGAGTTGCTCGCGTCTGGCAGGCggcttctcgctgcttctctgatTCCCCTTATCATCACCAAGGAAGATCCGACAGAGGCTTGGGTCCGCCTCGTCCTTCTGTTCCACTCTGTCGGGGCCCTACATCTTCTGattctcttcgttccttcccccgcctcttcttcctctaaacaagagtctccttctcccgccgTCTACGAGCTCCTCCTGACTCTGCTGGCCTGCTGCCCGCCACAAGCATCTGCGCCCAAACCCGGGGCGTGTGGGGACAAAGGCGGGACCCACGAGGACGGGGAGACAGTTGCGGAAGACGCGGACGGATGCGCTGCGGTGCGAGATCAATTACGACAAGAAactcgccttttctctcccaaCTGTGCGTCTTTACTGGATTCGAGGCTTTCAGAACTCGGGCGCTGTCGTGCGTCCTCGCTTTGTGTGgaggaggggaaagagaactctctgcttcctgagACGAACAACgtggaagcgacagacagaaCTGGGGACCCTGCGCTTGTTCACAAGACTACAGGGGGAGGTCAGGGTTCTTTAGGTGCCGCCGCAGAAGTGCGTGGGgaggtgtctctttcttcggagacccctgtctcctcgacgtcAACAGCGTATGCAGCCGCGTTCTGTTACGCTGTCCACCACTGGGAGCTGCCAACAGCAACTGCGTTGCGGCTTCTCAACCGTCTGCGTTGTTTCGTCTTCGGTATGGCTCCGATCACCGATATCGAATTGCCTTCTTTCACACAAGCGAAGCTCGCCGAGCAAGAGACCGGGGAGGAGTCTTTCTTTGACATGTGCGGTTCTGAAAGCAaatcccttctctctcttcttctcccgcacACCCCACAGGTCGCGAGGGCCAACTCGGAGACGCAGCCACGGAACGCAACGCAAAGCCATTCAGCTTTTGGGCGGACAGTGCATgtagagaagaacgaggagcgcCAGGATCCGGCGAGTGTTCCTCCGTCTGctcaggcgacggagacagagaagctgcagtcCAAGGAGCGCGCGGAGATGCGGCTAGCCCTAGGAAGTGGGGACAGAGCAGCCGAAGCaattgcatgcgttctggGGGACGCTGGTTCGGGGCTTGGTGGCGGAAAGAAGGGGACTGTCAGTCCGTCGCACTGTGCGGCGTTCTGTTCGGCCGTTCTCGTTGATGACGTGCCGTCTTCGAGGGAGGGGGGCAAGAAGATGTCGTCTCGAGCTCTCTCTTCCAGGACTCGGAACACGACGAGGGTCGCCTTGCTCATGAGAGCGGCGGCTTCCCTGGCCACGGCGCTGCTTCTTTTCGACGCGACCTTCGACGCGCTTCTGCGGCTCCGGTCGCCCGatgtcttcgctttcctggCTAGCTGTGCAGCTCGTGTCGCGAGCGCGAGGGCAGGTTCGCTCGCCAACAGCCAACGACGCCCGACAGCCTCGACGGCGGGCAGCGGCTCTCTTGACCAGAGCGACAGATCGAGCCTCACAGGTTTGGACGTCGGCagccgtctctccttcgcggtctccgcgtctccggaAGGAAACGCCGGGGCGACTCTCCGGCCCGGTCGTGTCTCCTGGGAGGAGCGAGGTAGCGAAGGCAGCACCCAGGCCTCCAGCCTTCTTCAGCGCCGGTCCTCTTCAGGGCTCGCGAGGCGCGCAGCCGACAGAACCGGCGACGGCCTCGGCTGTGTGCCGAGGTCGACTCCACACAGTGGATCCCTGTCGACTTGGCAGTCTGCCGAAGAGACGATGCgtctcgaggaagaggctGCGACGATGGCTGCAGAGGCAACACTTGAAAAGGTTCctgagagagcagcggagCTGCTTCGTCTCAGTGCCCCACAGACGCTTCAGCTTCTGACCTTTCGAGTTGGAGGGACTCCCGAGGGCGAAGGCGCGTACGACTCGCCGCTGACTGGCGGCGGCGAAGGACTGGGAGTTCTCCCCTCCTTTGGGGAGGAAAcggcagagacaaaacgggGGAGTGTGGGGAGCACGAGCGCGCGACGTGATATCGGTGCAGTGCCCAGTGGAGAGCGAGCCTCGAGCGACGGCGAACGCGTCTGCGGAAGAGCCTTTCGCCAGCGGGAGGCGGGTCCAGGGGACGAAAGACGAGCCAGCTCTGCGTCGTTCCTGTTTCGCATCCCCGATGTTGTGAAGGCGCTGAAACAGGCCCAGACGCCTttctggctgcatgcgtacCTCAAGGAACTGTTTCAGGTGTGTCCTGAGGCCACCAGGACCTACTACTCGCTCCAG CTTCGGCTCTTCCTAAGGTTCGCGCCCCATCTGTTGCTGTCTTTCTTGCAAACCGCGGACGGCGGCTACGACTACAACGAAGCGTTGGCGGTGTGTCGCTGTTGGGGCCGTCTCTCGGGAGAGTGTAgagagccgcagagaagcgtttcgaggtcttctctgtcggctGTTGTCCCCGACTGGAGCTCTGCGACTCCGCGCCAGCCGCCTGCGATTCTCCACTGCGAGGCATTTCTTCTGGGGCGCTTGGGCCGGTACGCCGAGGCGATTCATCTGCTCCTTGAGGACTTAGCAGACGTCCCAGCGGCGGTCGCTCTCGCCTGGGAAAGCGCGGACAGACGCGTGTGGGAGATGCTGGTCCAGGCCGTCGTCCAGAGGCCCTGCTACATCACAGAGCTGCTGGGGGCGCTGGAGGACCACTTGGCCGCCTTTTCGGCTTATTCTCGGGCACATGCGGCCGCGGGTGGGGACCCCGAGGCCCTGGACGAAGTCTTGCCGTTCGGGAGCATGTCGACGCGAGACGAAAGGGGCAAGTCGCCGTCGCTCGACGAGTTTTGGCGGGTCGCCTCACAATCGCGGCCGAAGGAAGGTGAGGAGGCTCAGAGCTGCTTCTTCGGAGTCGGGGAAAACGAAAGGCCGAAGCAATCCGAAAGCGCTGGCCTTCCTCCAGAGCACACTCCAGCGAAGGGacatcttcctctctctgtagaGCCAatgtcgcctctgtcgcgaggcgaagaaggcgtcggCGAGCCTATGGAACCCCTCGGAGTACGCGGGCCAAAAGAAGCCTCTCGACGAGGATTGGGTCCGAGCTCTCGACCAgcgtgtgtgtctccactgtcgCCCTCAACATGCCGAGAAACTTTGGAAGCGACTGCCGCAGAGGCTGCGAGAGCCGCTGCAGCGATTGCGCCTCTGGAACTTCTGAAGCGACTGCCGTCGCATGCACTCCGTTTGGTGCCGCGGCTGGAGAGGCGCTTGGCCCTGCTGTTTGAGCAGCGGCAACTCTGCGATGAGTTCTGGGAAGCGGCGGAACAGTGTCAAGAAGGCGACTTGCGGAGCTTGACTGCCGAGTTGTTTGTGCGGAGACGCCGTGGTGTTGCCGTGCGTCCCCGCCCAGCCTGTGGGCTCTCGGCGGGCCAGACGGACCCCGTCAGTGCGCATCGGGTGACGGTCGAAAAGcgacgagacagcgagagacagaagacgcaacAGCTCATTGAGGCCATTCGTAAGAGACTAAAAGAAGTCCGAGGCGAGCTGGATGCTGGTGAATCTACGGGGCAGGCTTCGGAGCCtcagagagacgccggaggCGACGGGGATGAAGTGGGCGGTGGCAGCAGGGCGCAGGCCCTCAGAATggatggagacagacgctCGGGCCGCGGCGCGCAGACGCTCATCAACGGCTACCGAGCGCCGCAAGGCCTTCGTTCCTCAACTTGCGCGAGAGAGTCAAACGCCTCCACAAGGAGCCTGAACGCGGAAGACGACAGCGCGGGACCGGTGGACTCTGCAGCGGGCGCGACGCCGActgggagagacagagagagcaaccACGGCCAGGGAGCGGGAGACAGTGGAAGACTGGAGACAGATGGGGAAGGGCACGGAAAAGCggacgagaaacgcaagCGACACCagagtctccttcgctcttttcttctccctgggGGCTCCAGCGGGCGAAGCCGCAAACAAAGCAGCGCAAGTCGGTGGCTGTGGGGCAGCGGCTCGCCTCAGGCTGGGGAGCGGGGCCGGGTAGTGGCGGAAGACGCTCTGGCGCCGTTGGGCGAGGGgcgagaaagcggagacacCTCGCAGGACGAGACGGGCTccgaagagacaaaggatTGGAGTCGGAGAATGTCGCGCGGCggagaagtgaagaagggagCGCCCAGTGGGCTCGGAGCCGCGATGATCGCCAGGCCTGACGAGACGAGCCCCgcgacgcgaagagacagagaggacagcgaAACCACtgacgaaacgaagaagataCAGTGGCGCcggggaggagaaaaaccgCAGGGGGAGAGGGCCTTCTCTCAGGAGACGCGTAGAGCGCAGGGTCTCCTTCAGGAtttcagagagacagatgagacggggagacagacgacagaGCCTTTTCTATTTCTCCCGCCTGCGACGCGCTGCGTCATCTGCATGCGATTCGTCGATTCCCCGCCAGGCTGCCGGGTCGAGTGGCGATGTTCACCTCGCGCGCCCCAGGGGGCTGCTCTGCCCTTGCCGGCTGTCTCCGATGTGTCTCCaggagtctcttcttcgccttcacgagatcctttgtctctcgccCCTCCTCCAGGCTCTGCCTGGGATGCTTCGTGGTCGGGTGGGCCTTTGTCGGGACGCGCTCGGAGACACCGAAAACAGGCGGTCTcggctgtcgccttcttctgtggaCACACGGCCCaccttgcatgcagtctggcGGCCAAAGAAGGCGATCCTCAGTTTCCTAGCAGCTCGAGTGCGAGGCCGCTCGTCGCTCTCGGGGTTCGCGAGCTGACCTCCGCTCCCCGCTGTGTCTCCGCCCGCTGGCCTGGCGCcggcgtgtctcctcgccgcgcgCGGTCGCTGGGACGCACCCTCCGCGTCGGTGCGGCCGAGAGCGGGGAGCTATCGTGTGCCGAGACTTCCAAGGCGATAGCGGggagaacgcatgcagacgccgGAGCCGCTGGCGAGGAAGTGAATGAATGtgagaagggcagagagagcctCGCTTGCCCGGTCTGTCAGCTCACGCCCCTGACCTCGTGGACTGCTGCTTGGAGCTGTtacggcgagagaaaaacagacatgTTCAGGGAAGACACCCGAGACCGTCACTCCATCGAACGCGCCGGAGGCTGCTTTCTGGAGGAAGACTCTcaactcttctctccggtgTTGGGAGAGCGAGATAACGGTGAATCCTTCGTAGATTCTCTCGGTCGCCTTCCACACACAGCGTCTCTGAGGAATGCCGCCAACGCACTTTGGTGA